One Natrinema longum genomic window carries:
- a CDS encoding serine hydrolase domain-containing protein has translation MPEESMKKLTRRNVIKSVGAAGISAGLFTGTASAATSSPHTEAIWNLMRDYNIPGLSCTINTDWYGSRSTADRIHLGKIYADPRSETEVDSSHRFRIGSISKTLTSAAVLTLVENGSISLGDPVFGDTFSENGPPIFNSKYPLATHSYQPLFENITVENLLSMTSGFEFGSDYPVYDGTKGMTQDEVITEILNEHTVEYTPGSRYEYQNFCYLVLGQLIEEVTNRSYADYVQQTVLEPVGATGMQIGGDSKTDRINNEVFYHSDRPVYGDDARLEFRDAHGGWVGSPTEVLRIVDDIAYLYKDGGHYETGSEILATSTAEDALEIRKDPYALGWVSYDSAMGHNGRSRGAWSSVRCRDDRYSFCVMANHDNTAPRNKILNHIDNYIDDEVKDDSNRT, from the coding sequence ATGCCAGAAGAGAGTATGAAAAAACTCACTAGGAGAAATGTAATTAAATCAGTGGGAGCCGCAGGAATTTCTGCCGGTCTATTCACCGGAACGGCCAGCGCTGCCACGTCAAGTCCCCATACCGAAGCCATCTGGAATTTAATGAGAGACTACAATATCCCTGGGCTCTCCTGTACGATCAATACCGATTGGTACGGTTCTCGATCGACTGCGGACAGAATACACCTCGGAAAAATATACGCTGATCCAAGATCGGAAACGGAGGTTGATTCCTCACACCGATTCAGAATCGGTAGCATCTCCAAGACACTTACTTCCGCGGCGGTCCTGACACTCGTTGAAAACGGATCAATCTCGCTGGGCGATCCGGTGTTCGGAGACACCTTCTCAGAGAATGGTCCGCCTATCTTCAACAGTAAATATCCGCTGGCTACTCACAGTTATCAACCTCTGTTTGAGAACATCACCGTCGAAAACCTCCTGTCTATGACATCAGGTTTCGAGTTCGGATCGGACTACCCCGTATACGACGGAACGAAGGGAATGACCCAAGATGAGGTTATTACTGAGATATTAAATGAGCATACGGTCGAATACACCCCGGGAAGCAGATACGAATATCAGAACTTCTGTTACCTTGTCCTCGGACAGTTGATTGAAGAAGTCACCAACCGATCGTACGCGGACTACGTGCAACAGACTGTCCTTGAGCCCGTCGGCGCTACTGGTATGCAGATTGGTGGTGACAGCAAAACAGACAGAATTAATAACGAAGTGTTCTATCACAGTGACCGTCCCGTCTACGGAGATGATGCTCGACTTGAGTTTCGGGATGCACATGGTGGATGGGTTGGATCGCCAACGGAGGTGCTGCGGATCGTCGATGACATCGCCTATCTCTATAAGGACGGCGGTCACTATGAGACCGGGAGCGAGATACTCGCTACGTCGACTGCCGAGGATGCACTCGAGATACGGAAGGATCCCTACGCCCTTGGGTGGGTATCCTATGACTCGGCGATGGGACACAATGGCCGAAGCCGGGGTGCATGGTCGTCGGTTCGGTGCCGTGACGATCGATACTCATTCTGCGTGATGGCCAACCATGATAATACGGCTCCACGAAACAAGATTCTCAACCACATTGACAACTACATCGATGACGAGGTGAAAGACGACAGTAACCGAACATAG
- the gpmI gene encoding 2,3-bisphosphoglycerate-independent phosphoglycerate mutase: MEAALIVLDGWGLGDGGRDAVQAADTPVFDRLAESGAYGRLEVAGRRVGLPDGQMGNSEVGHLNIGAGRVVYQEYTRISDSIADGSFRENDAINTAFDRARANDGRVHFLGLVSDGGVHSDQEHLHALIELAADRDVEAVTHAITDGRDTSPTGGREYLGTLEDVVAEHGTGDVATVSGRYYAMDRDQNWERTNRAYDAIVNREGEWTAESAVDAVEQSYDRGETDEFVEPTVVAEQPALADGDAVVWFNFRSDRARQLTRMLADIRPADWADDLETSPPDAEVVMMTQYDKTFDLPVAYPPHQPEQVLGEVLADAGRTQLRIAESEKYAHVTYFLNGGREVEFDGEIRTIVESPDVPTYDLQPEMSAPEVTDTAIDTIDSDDPDVLVLNYANPDMVGHTGDYEAAIEAVEAVDAQLGRLVAALEDAGAHVLITADHGNADDMGTAEDPHTAHTYNEVPLIYQAADGTAGGRTIRDGGTLADIAPTILEVIDLEQPPEMTGESLLE, from the coding sequence ATGGAAGCTGCGCTGATCGTCCTCGACGGCTGGGGACTCGGTGACGGCGGCAGAGATGCGGTTCAGGCAGCCGATACGCCGGTGTTCGACCGGCTCGCCGAATCGGGTGCGTACGGCCGCCTCGAGGTCGCGGGGCGGCGCGTCGGCCTCCCGGACGGCCAGATGGGAAACAGCGAGGTCGGCCACCTCAATATCGGTGCCGGCCGGGTCGTCTACCAGGAGTACACGCGGATCTCGGACTCGATCGCGGACGGCTCGTTCCGGGAGAACGACGCGATCAATACGGCGTTCGATCGAGCGCGGGCGAACGACGGCCGCGTTCACTTCCTCGGCCTCGTCAGCGACGGTGGAGTCCACTCGGATCAGGAACACCTGCACGCGCTGATCGAACTGGCGGCGGACCGCGACGTCGAGGCCGTCACCCACGCGATCACCGATGGTCGTGATACCTCTCCGACCGGGGGCCGGGAGTACCTCGGCACGCTCGAGGACGTCGTCGCCGAGCACGGCACGGGCGACGTGGCGACGGTCTCGGGCCGGTACTACGCGATGGACCGCGACCAGAACTGGGAGCGGACGAACCGGGCCTACGACGCCATCGTGAACCGCGAAGGCGAGTGGACCGCCGAGTCGGCGGTCGACGCCGTCGAGCAATCCTACGACCGCGGCGAGACCGACGAGTTCGTCGAGCCGACGGTGGTCGCGGAGCAGCCAGCGCTCGCGGACGGCGATGCGGTCGTCTGGTTCAACTTCCGCTCGGATCGCGCCCGCCAGCTCACCCGGATGCTCGCCGACATTCGGCCCGCGGACTGGGCGGACGACCTCGAGACCAGCCCGCCGGATGCGGAAGTCGTCATGATGACGCAGTACGACAAGACGTTCGACCTCCCCGTGGCCTACCCGCCGCACCAACCCGAACAGGTGTTAGGCGAGGTACTGGCCGACGCGGGCCGGACGCAACTGCGGATCGCCGAATCCGAGAAGTACGCCCACGTCACGTACTTCCTGAACGGCGGCCGCGAGGTCGAGTTCGACGGCGAGATCCGGACGATCGTCGAGAGCCCCGACGTCCCGACCTACGATCTGCAGCCGGAGATGAGTGCGCCCGAGGTGACCGACACCGCGATCGATACCATCGACTCCGACGACCCGGACGTGCTCGTGCTCAACTACGCGAATCCGGACATGGTCGGCCACACCGGCGACTACGAGGCCGCGATCGAGGCCGTCGAAGCCGTCGACGCCCAACTCGGTCGGCTCGTCGCGGCGCTCGAGGACGCCGGCGCACACGTCCTCATCACTGCGGATCACGGCAACGCGGACGACATGGGAACGGCGGAAGACCCCCACACCGCGCACACGTACAACGAGGTCCCCCTGATCTACCAGGCAGCCGACGGAACCGCGGGAGGGCGAACGATTCGTGACGGCGGAACGCTCGCCGACATCGCGCCCACGATCCTCGAGGTGATCGATCTCGAGCAACCCCCCGAAATGACCGGCGAGTCGCTGCTCGAGTGA
- a CDS encoding histidine kinase N-terminal 7TM domain-containing protein, translating into MGAVPWPAAGSILSGVGTLFLLQYLRQHGGKPGADWLLVALLAQALWCFSYGIGLLVFDPTLRWGLEVLTWTGIVWTGVPFLAFGLEYTGRGSLVRTPWFGSLVLVPVITTVLVATNPLHEIVWSGFRIDPVYGAATVSYDLNAWAFFAIMVGTVFAASGTLLLFDTVISYGPLYRTEALAVGLSTLPPGVGLLVWLFGLGPVDQLNLSAVLFLPHVVLDTYAFVGGNMFTYSPSVQRTADRSAIEELENPFLVVDTDERIVDCNPAAETAFDVAKPGVLGEPLERVTGLTVADADARIITDTDGGDHRELTVSTSQLRNESERIVGHTLVLQDITDQRRREQRLEILNRVLRHNLRNDLTAVRGYVGIAADRVDDDELTAMLEGVHDDVDEVLAMAEKARTFERAIETTPSAATVTARDVFESIAIDLEAQQEGRVDVAVPAALTLRTNRELFAVAFANLVENGLVHSDADDPHVTIDLESAAADRTAVFTVRDNGPGIPAHELAVLERGEETALEHGSGLGLWIAWWAVTALGGDLSFETETDGTTAVVRLPGVLESTEADSAVTQPAGE; encoded by the coding sequence ATGGGTGCAGTTCCGTGGCCGGCTGCTGGGTCGATCCTCTCCGGCGTCGGAACGCTGTTTTTGCTCCAGTATCTCCGCCAACACGGGGGGAAACCCGGCGCGGACTGGTTGTTGGTGGCACTGCTCGCACAGGCGCTGTGGTGTTTCTCGTATGGCATCGGGCTGTTGGTCTTCGATCCCACGTTGCGGTGGGGCCTCGAAGTCCTGACCTGGACCGGCATCGTCTGGACCGGGGTGCCGTTTTTGGCCTTCGGCCTCGAGTACACCGGTCGCGGCTCGCTCGTTCGAACGCCCTGGTTCGGATCGCTGGTCCTCGTCCCGGTGATCACGACGGTACTGGTCGCGACGAATCCGCTCCACGAAATCGTCTGGAGCGGGTTCCGAATCGATCCGGTCTACGGCGCGGCGACGGTGTCCTACGACCTCAACGCCTGGGCGTTCTTCGCGATCATGGTCGGGACGGTCTTTGCGGCGTCGGGAACGTTGCTCCTGTTCGATACGGTCATCAGCTACGGCCCGCTCTACCGAACGGAGGCGCTCGCGGTCGGACTCAGTACGCTCCCGCCGGGGGTCGGTCTGCTCGTGTGGCTCTTCGGACTGGGCCCGGTCGATCAGCTCAACCTCTCGGCCGTGCTGTTTCTCCCCCACGTCGTGCTCGACACCTACGCGTTCGTCGGCGGAAACATGTTCACGTACAGCCCGTCGGTCCAGCGCACGGCCGATCGATCCGCCATCGAAGAGCTCGAGAACCCGTTTCTCGTCGTCGACACGGACGAGCGGATCGTCGACTGCAATCCCGCGGCCGAAACGGCATTCGATGTCGCGAAACCGGGCGTTCTGGGCGAACCGCTCGAGCGGGTGACCGGCCTGACCGTCGCTGACGCGGATGCGCGGATCATCACGGATACTGACGGCGGCGACCACCGGGAGCTCACCGTCTCGACGTCACAGCTCAGAAACGAGTCCGAACGGATCGTCGGTCACACGCTCGTCCTGCAGGATATCACCGACCAGCGGCGACGCGAACAGCGCCTCGAGATCCTCAATCGGGTCCTTCGTCACAACCTCCGAAACGATCTGACCGCCGTCCGGGGCTACGTCGGGATCGCCGCCGACCGCGTCGACGACGACGAGCTCACGGCGATGCTCGAGGGAGTCCACGACGACGTCGATGAAGTTCTCGCGATGGCCGAGAAGGCCCGCACCTTCGAGCGTGCGATCGAGACGACCCCGTCGGCAGCGACGGTGACCGCCCGTGATGTCTTCGAGTCCATCGCAATCGATCTCGAGGCCCAACAGGAGGGGCGCGTCGACGTCGCAGTGCCGGCGGCGCTGACCCTCCGGACGAACCGGGAGCTGTTCGCGGTCGCATTCGCGAACCTCGTCGAGAACGGACTCGTCCACAGCGACGCGGACGATCCACACGTGACGATCGACCTCGAGAGCGCGGCGGCCGATCGAACCGCCGTCTTCACCGTTCGCGATAACGGCCCCGGCATTCCGGCACACGAACTCGCCGTCCTCGAGCGGGGCGAGGAGACCGCCCTGGAACACGGCAGCGGACTGGGGCTGTGGATCGCCTGGTGGGCCGTGACGGCACTCGGTGGCGATCTTTCCTTCGAGACGGAGACGGATGGCACGACCGCGGTCGTTCGTCTTCCCGGCGTTCTCGAGTCTACGGAGGCGGATAGCGCGGTGACGCAGCCAGCGGGGGAATAG